A section of the Meles meles chromosome 8, mMelMel3.1 paternal haplotype, whole genome shotgun sequence genome encodes:
- the LOC123948229 gene encoding glutathione S-transferase P, translating into MPPYTIVYFPVRGRCEAMRMLLADQGQSWKEEVVTKETWLQGPLKASCLYGQLPKFQDGDLTLYQSNAILRHLGRSLGLYGKDQREAALLDVVNDGVEDLRCKYVMLIYTNYEAGKEEYLKALPECLKPFEMLLSQNEGGQAFIVGSQISFADYNLLDLLLIHQVLSPSCLDSHPLLLAYVKRLSARPKLKAFLASPEHVNRPINGNGKQ; encoded by the exons A TGCCGCCCTACACCATTGTCTACTTTCCTGTCCGAG GCCGCTGCGAGGCCATGCGCATGCTGCTGGCGGACCAGGGCCAGAGCTGGAAGGAGGAGGTGGTGACCAAGGAGACCTGGCTGCAGGGCCCGCTCAAGGCCTCCTGT ctgTACGGGCAGCTCCCTAAGTTCCAGGACGGAGACCTCACCCTGTACCAGTCCAATGCCATCCTGCGACACCTGGGCCGCTCCTTGG GGCTGTACGGGAAGGACCAGCGGGAGGCGGCCCTGCTGGACGTGGTGAACGATGGCGTGGAGGACCTCCGCTGCAAATACGTCATGCTCATCTACACCAACTAC gaggcagggaaggaggagtacttGAAGGCACTGCCGGAGTGCCTGAAGCCGTTTGAGATGCTGCTGTCCCAGAACGAGGGGGGCCAGGCCTTCATCGTGGGCAGCCAG ATCTCCTTCGCCGACTACAATCTGCTGGACCTGTTGCTGATTCACCAGGTCCTGTCCCCCAGCTGCCTGgactcccaccccctgctcttGGCCTATGTGAAGCGCCTCAGCGCCCGGCCCAAGCTCAAGGCCTTCCTGGCCTCCCCCGAGCACGTGAACCGCCCCATCAACGGCAATGGGAAGCAGTGA